The genomic segment CACCGCCCAGTACTCGGTGCCGGCGCGCAACCAGCCGGTCGACCCCGAGCTGGTAGCCGAGATCAAGGCCGACTACGCCGGCTTCCGCGCCCGCAACCGGCGCATGCACAGCGGCCAGCTCTCGCACCGGCCCGGCAACGACTTCTCGGCGCTGTCCGTGGATGCCACCGAGCGCGAGCGCATCTTCGAGCAGCGCTGGCAGGAGGGCGGATTCCTGTTCTTCGGCAGCTTCAACGACCTCATGGTCAACGAAGAAGCCAACGCCGCGGCGGCGGAATTCGTGCGCCGCAAGATCCGCGCCACCGTGCGCGACCCGCGGGTCGCCGAGTTGCTGTGTCCGGCCCATACCATCGCCTGCAAGCGTCCCGTGCTGGACAGCGGCTACTTCGAGGCGTTCAACCGCCGCAACGTGCTGCTGGTCGACATCCACGCGGCCCCGATCCGGGAGATCACGCCGGCCGGGGTGCGCACCGCCGACACGCACTACGAGCTGGACTGCATCATCTTCGCCACCGGGTTCGACGGCATGACCGGCGCGCTGACGGCGATCGACCTGCGCGGGCGCGGCGGCGTGACGTTGCGCGACGAGTGGGCGGCCGGGCCGCGCAACTACCTCGGCCTTACCGTGCCGGGATTCCCCAACCTGTTCACCATCACCGGCCCCGGCAGCCCGTCGGTGCTGACCAACATGATGGTGGCGATCGAGCAGCACGTGGAGTGGGTGGCGGACTGCATCGGCTACCTGCGCGGGCGGGGGATCGCCTGCATCGAGGCCAGGGCCGCGGCGGCGGACGAATGGGTCGAGCACGTCAACGAGGTCGCCGGACGTACCCTGTACCCGACCTGCAACTCCTGGTACCTGGGCGCCAACATCCCCGGCAAGCCGCGCGTGTTCATGCCCCTACCCGGCTTCCCGGCGTACGCCGACAAGTGCGCGGAAGTGGCGGCGAACGGCTACGAGGGGTTCGAGCTTACCGGAGAACAATGACCGGCGCGCGAGCCCGGTGCGCCCCTTCCGAATTGTCTCCGGCGTTACGGACGTCCTTGCCCGCTTACCTGAGCGAGGCGCTCCAGGGCGGCGCCGGCCTCGGCTATCACGTCGCGCACCACCTGTCCGGCCGGCTTGACCGCGCGAATGAGGCCGGTGCTCTGCCCGGCCGGCAGCACGCCGTGGTCGGTGTCGCCGCGGTGGCGGCCCAGCTCGGAAGCGGCGTGGCCGACGTGCAGCGCCTGCAGCGGGTAGGGCTCGATCGCGTCCTGGCGCGCCTCCCACGAGTCGGTGAACTCGTTGCGGATCATCCGGCACGGCTTGCCGCTGTGGGCGCGCGTGACCACGGTACCCGCCTCCGAGGTGGCCACGATCTTGCCCTTGTAGTTGCCGTGCGCGTGCGCCTCCTCGGACGCCACGAAGCGGGTGCCCATCCACACGCCCTGCGCGCCCAGGGCCAAGGCCGCCACCAGGGCGCGCCCGTCGGCCAGCCCGCCGCCGGCCAGCACCGGCACGTCGACCGCATCCGCCACCGCCGGAATCAGCACCGCGGTGCCGATCGTGCCCACGTGGCCACCGCCGTCGCAGCCGGAGGCGATCACGGCGTCCACCCCGCCGGCCACCGCCTTCACCGCGTGCCGTACCGCGCCCACCACCGACATCACGAAGATGCCGCGCGCGTGCGCCTCCGGAACCGCCGCCGCCGGGCTGCCCAGGCCGGAAATCAGCACCGGCACGCGCTCGTCCAGCACCACCTGCACCATCTCCTGCACCGCGTCGGTGTAGCGCGCCGCCTCGCTGCCCGTAGCCCGCACGGTCGCGAACAGGATGTCCACCCCGAACGGCTTGTCGGTCAGCTCCCGGGTCGCCGCGATCTGGCGCCGCAACTCGTCCGCCGCCATGTCGGTGCCGGCGCCGATCACGCCGAGCCCGCCCGCCTCCGACACCGCGGCCGCCAGCTCCGCCCGGGCCACCCACCCCATGCCGGCCTGAAACACCGGGTACTCGATCCCGATCCGCTCACAGACCGGCGTACGCAGCGCGAGCGTCGCTGCATTGGTCAGATGTTCCGAGCGAGTGTTCATTGGTAGTTCACGAGCCTACAACAGCACGAAGCTCGCTGCAATTCGGCTACCGCAGGACCGCAGGGGCCCGCGCCTCAAGAATCACCCGTGCAGAGCAACGCTCAGCTCGGAGATGCGCAGGATCAACATGAGCGGCTCGTGTTCCGAAAACGGACGGAACCCCCAACGCTGGGAGAATTCCGCCGCTCGATCGTCAAGCGCCTGGACGACAATGGCACGCGCTCCGATCACATCGGCGGCGGCCAACGATCTCTTCGCGGCATCGACCAGCAGGTCGGATCCCAGCCCCACTCCTTGATGTGCCTCGTCTACCGCAAGCTGTCCCAACAGGATCACGGGGATCGGCTCAGGCATGCTCCGGCCGACTCGAGACGACACCCTGCGTCGCTCCACGGAACTGGCCGCCAGACTGTAGAAGGCCACCACGCTGTCTCCGTCACACACGACGTACGTCCTGGCGCCGCCCTTGGCTTCGTTGAGCCGAGCCTTCCGGCGCAGCCAGGTATTGATGCTGGCTGCGCCGCAGTCGAACCGCGATACGTCGTGACCGGGATTCAGCGGCTGCGGACCGGTCAGCGCTCCCACTGCGGCCGGCGCCCAAACAATTCCTGCAAGCGGTTGTTCGGCTCCACCGGCCCATCGAGTGCAGCGACGAACGCGGCGTACGCTTCATCGCCGAGCGCGATAACCGGTCGCTCATTCAGCGCCTCGATCGCCGCCGCCTCGCTCGAACGCAGTACGAACTCGGTCCGCGTGACCCCACGGATCGCCGCCGCACGATCGATCAGCGCCAAGCGTTCATCTTTCATCCGGAAGTTTACCTGAGCCATCTGTTGTGATTGTATACCGTACGTATAGACACTCTGTCAACGAGGGCGCGATTCCGATTGCACCGGCTCTGAACGGCACAGTATGGTGTGGCGCACAGGTTGTCTGACGGTGAGGATGAAGAACATTACCGTATCGGTCGACGAGGAGACCTATCGCCGGTCCCATATCAAGGCGGCCGAAATCGGCACGTCGGTTTCGGCCTTGGTCCGCGCCTACCTGACGGAGCTGGTCGAACACGGGGCTCCTGAAAGCAGATTCGACCGTTTGCGCCCTCTTCAGGACGAGACCCCGGAGGCTATCCGATCCCGCGGCGGCGGGTTGCGCGCCGCCGACAACCTGCCGCGCGATGCGCTGCACCTGTCGCGGCCGCACGCACCTGCGGCTGCGAGGCGATCTATTCCGAATACCTGAACCCCGACCAGGACTACGACGGCCTGCGGGTAATCAACCCCTTCGGGCGCGATGCTACTGGCCCCCGGGACTCCATGTGATTCCCGAGTACTGCTTCGCCGTGAGTGCCCGCGACATGTCAATCAGGTTGTTGCCGGAACACTCTTGCGTTGAGTGGCTCTCCTTCGCGGATTGCACCCAGCGCCTCCATTGGTGCTGCTCGACGGCACGGCGGTCGCAACCGGCACACTCCCCGAGCTCCTCACCGTCGAGGGCGAGCTTTCCCTATTATGGAACTCGCAGGACGGTGCGAAGTAGCGCAGCCGCTGACGCTTCAACCGGACCGCACGTGGAGGACGCTCTGATCACCGTTGGGCCCTCCCAGCCGGCCCGGCTGGGCTCCGACCTGACTCCCGACCAGCCAGAACTTCAGCACAACCAGAGCCCGCGTCGCATCGCTGCGGCGGCTCGCCAGCCGTCATTCACGCTTCCTCGCTTCCAGCCAACGCTTGAACGATCGCTGGCTCTCCCCCGAGGGCCTGCCAGCCAGCAAACCCTCAACGCTGACATCCTCGTCGAGGTCGGGCCAGTGGATGCCAAAGCCTCTGCCGACCAGCCTCCAGTTGCATCGCTCCCCCACTGTTGCATGCACGAGCCGGGGATACCACGTCAGCGGTACCGAAATGGTGCGGCCATCGCTGAGGTCAGCGGTAAGAGTGTCGTCGTCAATCGCCACGCTCGAGGCGTCGCGGACACGCACTTCAACGGTTGAAATACTCATTCCACGCCTCCATGAGAGTCGCCCGATGCTCCGTAACGAGACGCTCTACGTCACGGAGATCGGAGCGTCTTAGTCCTCCACTGTCTTGCAGTCTTACCGGATCCAACCAGAACTTGGCCACGTGACTAACGATCCTGGATGGCCCGCTTTACCGCCTTTGTGAGAGACTCGCCGGTCACACCTGCGAGCCGCTTCGCCAATGCGTGGGTATCGTCGTCCTTGATGTTCAACGGCATCGCTATTCCTCCATACGTTAGCTTACGGAGGAATCGAGGATACGCTCAACCCTTGACCGGACCCGGTTCGTCAGGCACCAGGCACGCTGCATCGCGCTGCCCGGCGGCATCAATGTCCGACCGCCCAGTAAGACGGTATCCTACCGTCATGATAACAACCGTGTCCTCAATGGGTCAGATCGTGTTGCCGGCCGAGTATCGCCGCCGGGATGGCATCGAGCCCGGCCGCGAGTTCGAAGTCGAACGCCACGGCGCCGGCGTGTACCGCCTGACTTTGAACAGACCGCCAAAGAACCACGGACTGGTAGACCTGCTGCTCTCCTGTCCGGTGAAGGACTGGTACGTCCCCGTGCCATCCGGTCCGGGACAGTCTGATTGCGGCGACGGCTCTGACACACTCTCTCACGCTGGCGACACGCAACGTCGATGACTTCGCTGCCAGTGGGGTCAGGCTGGTGAACCCTTTCCCTACCTCGGGGCAGCAGCCATGATCAGCCGGTAAGATCGGCGCTCCACGATGGCTCTGCGTGCCCTGATATTCGACTTCGACGGGCTGATTGTCGATACCGAGACGCCTTGTCGCCGACGTGTTCGACGTGTACTTCAGTATCAAGCCTCCCACGATCGCGGATACTGCCCATCCGGCTATCTCAACAAACTTCGGGAACGGCGTACGAGGTCCGCGCAAGTTCAGCGTCACCAGCTTTGTCCCCTCAATACCATCCCGAACGGCCACAGATCGGTAGGAAAGCCCCTAATCTGCCGCGCACGCATACTCAATTCGCTGCTGGTTGTATAGCTGATCCTCGATTACCTGCGGAGACAGATCAAACTCATCCGCTATTTCGTAACAATCTCTTCCATCGTCCGTCATGGATTTCACCTCATTCACCGGGGCGAGGAACTCGGCGGCGAACGCCCTGCCAGTAGCCTGCCGTTCAGCGTAATGCAGATTGTTAACTACCGCACGTCCGCCTTCGCGAAAAACGACGGCATCCCCCACGGCTCGGCCAAACGCGAAGTTATTCACGGGAACGGATCCGTGCTCATGTAAGTGAATGTGTGCCTGACCATTCTCATGTGAGATCAGTGCGCGGATATCACCCTCTATTTCCGTAGTTGCGAAACGAGAAGAGCCAAGCGCGTTTGCAATAGCGGCAACTGAACTGTAACGTGTGTCTTCACCATCTCCCAAAAGCTTCCGACAAGCCCGGGCAGCGCGATAGCCTAGAGCCCACGGCCGATCGTGCAGGTCTCTACGAATGCCCTCCCTGATAGACAGGTGTATGCCAGTTAGGTCTGGCAGAATCGAAACCGCCTGCGGCCTATTCTCTATTGCACTCAGCCAATCAGCCGAATACATCGAACGATCCTCTTTGTTCGTCCCTGCCAAGAACTCGATCAGTGCCTCGTCCGAAAAAAGCATACTAGCTGTATCGATAAACATCTCATCTGCTTCCGAGATTGAGTACGGATCAGATCTCAAAGCCCCCGCAGCCTCACAGAATGCTCGCTCCCCTGGATCGCGCCTCGACTCAGATACTCGTCTCCAACAAGTAGCCACTTCCGATCCTTCGATGTTCGTGGAACTGAGACGATCTACGACAGTGTATACGAACTTTCCCAACGCCTTTTCCGCTTCGGCGCGAGTTAGGGTCGTATGTGATTCTACCCCAAACCGAAGATGCGGATTTTTACTAATGTGTGTCTTCGAAATTGCCTCGAAAGTCGAACCGTCTGATCTGAATCTCAAATCGGGGAGCGCAAATCCGCTTCTATATTCTAGAATTGGATGTTCTATGTCACGTGATCCAAAGATCTGCCACCAGTTACTTGCAATACCCTCTGCGAGATGGATCGCGGGAACGGTCAGGCTGTGAAGTTTGACATTGTCCTCATAATCGACAAAGTCACATAGGTTCTTCCCATCGACATAGATTCGTAGATTGCACAGCGTCCTGCGCTCCTCGACGATGGCGTTCAACGCACCGTCAAGCCAATCGAGTGAGAACTCAAGCATATTCAATCCTCTTCAACTGGCCACCCCTTATATGTTCCCAAATCGGTATTGATACACCTGCCCTCCCAAGTCCTCCCGAGGTGATCTTTGTGCCAAATCCGCCCGGGGAATTGATGATCCGTCTCGACGAACCTGTAGGTGCCGTTCCTAATCGCCTCGCGCACCAATGTAGTTGCAAGATCGCGGCCTTCGTCGTCGACAAGTCGACATATAGATGTTTGCTGTTTGCCGAGCCGCCCAATCCGGCCTCCCGGTAATTGTCGGGAGCAAGGAAGACCGCCCCACCAACGACGGTCTTTGTGTTCACAACTACCGACGTATGTAGCGCGCGACGCCAACTCAATACGCTCCTGTTCTGACAGCTTCTCGCGTCGTGGCTTCTGCTTCGGTTTTCTCATATGGAGATCTAACTCCTAAGAATCGAAGTTCCGACCACTTCCGGTGGTATCGCAACCAGTAATAAGCAACCGGCATCCAAGCACTGCGCCCGTCAGTTTCTCGCTGTGGTTCATTCCTTGATAGTCTCTGCCAGCGGTCCAGCTGACCATTCGTCCTCGGCGCGTCCGTGCGACCGTCCCGAGGTGACCGCCTTGTTGGACGACTCTCCTGACCCGGCTCCGAGGGCCATCAGCACGCGCTCGTCCGCCAATCCTACCGCCAGCCTGCTTGCTCTCATCGATGAAAACGCCTCGGCCTCCTTCGTCGCCAGCCGTGCGACGTGCCGGGCAGTCGCCATCTCCTCTGCCGGCTCTCTCCGTGCGGTCCGATCATTTCGCCCCGCGTTGTTTCTGTTTCCATTGCACGCCTCCACACCACACTATAGTACCCTGCGTGTCAATGGCCGAGGCGAACGAGCACGCACGCCGACCACATGTGATCGCGCAGCAACGCAACCAGCCGGGCTGCACCGCCGCAAGGCAGCCGGTGTTTCGCCACAGGCTGCGGGAGTCCGCCGCCGCTGCCGCATCTGCACCACCCTCACCACCCAACCCGGGGCGTTGCTTCGCCGGCGCTCCGGTGGTAGGATCGGCTCGTGCAAATTCAACAGGAGGAATCAATCGTGAAGAGATACACTGTTCTATTGGCCGCCGCGCTGGCCGCGGCCCTTGCCGCGGCACCGCTGTTCGCCTCCGGCGAGGGCGAGGGGGCCGGCGACGGCTCCGGCGGCGCCATGATGGCGCTGGAGGCGGCCGGCGGCACGCCCTACGTGGACTACTACTGGCCCACCGCCAGCGCCTACATGGCCGCAACCGGCAACGAAATCACCGCCCTTGGCGAGTCGCCCGTGCTGGCGGCGCGCGTGGCGGCCGGCGAGCTGCCCGCGGTGGTCGACCGCCTGCCCGCCGACCCGGCGGTAATCCGCCCGCCGAACGAAATCGGCCAGTATGGCGGACGCTTCCGCTGGCACGGCGTCGCGGTGCAGAACGAGCCGGGCATGATGATCGAGGGCGCCTCCCAACCGCTCGGCAAGCTCACCCCGGACGGCACCAGGATCCACTCCAACGTGGTCGCCGACTACTCCGTGTCGGCCGACAAGCACACGCTCAACATCGCACTGCGCCCCGGCCAGAAGTGGTCCGACGGCGAGGACTTCGACGCCGACGACTTCGTGTTCTGGCTGGACGCGGTGGGCAACGACGACCGCGTGTTCTCGCGCGCCCGC from the Spirochaetaceae bacterium genome contains:
- a CDS encoding type II toxin-antitoxin system VapB family antitoxin, whose amino-acid sequence is MPLNIKDDDTHALAKRLAGVTGESLTKAVKRAIQDR
- a CDS encoding nitronate monooxygenase, with amino-acid sequence MNTRSEHLTNAATLALRTPVCERIGIEYPVFQAGMGWVARAELAAAVSEAGGLGVIGAGTDMAADELRRQIAATRELTDKPFGVDILFATVRATGSEAARYTDAVQEMVQVVLDERVPVLISGLGSPAAAVPEAHARGIFVMSVVGAVRHAVKAVAGGVDAVIASGCDGGGHVGTIGTAVLIPAVADAVDVPVLAGGGLADGRALVAALALGAQGVWMGTRFVASEEAHAHGNYKGKIVATSEAGTVVTRAHSGKPCRMIRNEFTDSWEARQDAIEPYPLQALHVGHAASELGRHRGDTDHGVLPAGQSTGLIRAVKPAGQVVRDVIAEAGAALERLAQVSGQGRP
- a CDS encoding NAD(P)/FAD-dependent oxidoreductase — protein: MDDTFHETSFDVLIVGAGASGLYMLYRIRQLGLSVRVLEAGGGVGGTWYWNRYPGARCDTDTLEYSYSFCEELQQEWEWPERYPTQPEILRYLEHVADRFRLRSDISFNTRVASAAWDEAEGRWRVRTERGDALSAQFLVMATGCLSVPITAPIAGADSFAGPTYHTGRWPHEGVDFVGQRVGIIGTGSSAVQAIPVIAGQARRLVVFQRTAQYSVPARNQPVDPELVAEIKADYAGFRARNRRMHSGQLSHRPGNDFSALSVDATERERIFEQRWQEGGFLFFGSFNDLMVNEEANAAAAEFVRRKIRATVRDPRVAELLCPAHTIACKRPVLDSGYFEAFNRRNVLLVDIHAAPIREITPAGVRTADTHYELDCIIFATGFDGMTGALTAIDLRGRGGVTLRDEWAAGPRNYLGLTVPGFPNLFTITGPGSPSVLTNMMVAIEQHVEWVADCIGYLRGRGIACIEARAAAADEWVEHVNEVAGRTLYPTCNSWYLGANIPGKPRVFMPLPGFPAYADKCAEVAANGYEGFELTGEQ
- a CDS encoding GNAT family N-acetyltransferase is translated as MGALTGPQPLNPGHDVSRFDCGAASINTWLRRKARLNEAKGGARTYVVCDGDSVVAFYSLAASSVERRRVSSRVGRSMPEPIPVILLGQLAVDEAHQGVGLGSDLLVDAAKRSLAAADVIGARAIVVQALDDRAAEFSQRWGFRPFSEHEPLMLILRISELSVALHG
- a CDS encoding DUF1778 domain-containing protein → MKDERLALIDRAAAIRGVTRTEFVLRSSEAAAIEALNERPVIALGDEAYAAFVAALDGPVEPNNRLQELFGRRPQWER
- a CDS encoding DUF2442 domain-containing protein, whose product is MSISTVEVRVRDASSVAIDDDTLTADLSDGRTISVPLTWYPRLVHATVGERCNWRLVGRGFGIHWPDLDEDVSVEGLLAGRPSGESQRSFKRWLEARKRE